One stretch of Littorina saxatilis isolate snail1 unplaced genomic scaffold, US_GU_Lsax_2.0 scaffold_190, whole genome shotgun sequence DNA includes these proteins:
- the LOC138955463 gene encoding uncharacterized protein, translating to MPRKSIETRKTTRPQPTAREPPPVPERVCYTSFEDLSNDAVKSLPAGWVILQRNTSQLQIGLRLSSGQDQWSILVVIEAQHFLADVKVLDIHGAHLQADLETKKLGSFLRELQAQAMCPGITNPSLQQFAGHPDGKTGYFQHIRYSFEDGKMLHTSCVRSVQCELLIETDKSYCRSCQSVQDILQEKLARHETVKAIKPNDSLRGLSKKQLKEAFKAERKKNFVKQAEEFKARIPSESVDLPEDLHNDLQQAMGSLQDPLQRLFWEEQLKAFEKKEHGMRWHPMMIRLAILIHSKSEAAYETLRKTGVLKLPGKSTLREYTAATESKSGFQPEVVDELKKYARQLPENQRFVVLLHDEMTIKSDLVFESRSGQLVGFVHSDKDCGLKPNRKLATHALVFYAVGINSNLKMSLGFFPTKSATADQLYSLFWQAVACLEEAGFKVVVSTSDKAPPNQRLYQMMGDPDQVVYRTVNLLTPERWIFLISDPPHLIKTVRNNLSSSAEGPSTRCLWNNAHHILWKHFSRLYHQDMEMGVARSGLTLQHIRLNPHSVMNVRLAAQTLSSRVAAAMQTYGGLECQETATFVKLMDRFFDCLNTRHLHEAEHKRKPDLRPYTDANDERFRFLQEDFLGYLFQWKASVENRPGFSRAEKAKMYLTYQTHRGLVMTVNGFIEATRFLLTNGVRFLLSNKFCQDPIEEHFGRQGNGPHIRKSQCLALCPPGKVSEASASAGVYRHP from the exons ATGCCACGAAAGTCCATTGAAACAAGAAAGACCACAAGACCACAACCA ACTGCCAGGGAGCCACCGCCTGTGCCTGAAAGAGTGTGCTACACATCATTTGAAGACCTGTCCAATGATGCCGTCAAGTCACTGCCAGCCGGTTGGGTGATTTTGCAACGCAACACAAGTCAGCTACAGATAGGCCTGCGCCTGTCATCCGGTCAAGATCAGTGGTCAATTCTGGTCGTCATTGAAGCTCAACATTTCCTTGCAGATGTAAAG GTTCTTGACATTCATGGTGCCCACTTGCAAGCTGATCTGGAAACCAAGAAACTTGGCAGTTTTTTGAGGGAGCTGCAGGCCCAAGCGATGTGTCCTGGAATCACCAATCCGTCCCTTCAGCAGTTTGCAGGCCACCCTGATGGAAAGACTGGCTACTTCCAGCATATTCGCTATTCCTTCGAGGATGGAAAGATGCTGCACACTTCCTGTGTACGGTCTGTGCAGTGTGAACTGTTGATAGAAACGGACAAGAGTTATTGCAGATCTTGCCAGTCAGTACAAGATATTCTACAGGAAAAACTTGCTCGCCATGAAACTGTAAAGGCTATTAAGCCTAACGACTCTCTCCGTGGGCTTTCAAAGAAGCAGCTAAAGGAAGCGTTTAAGGCTGAGAGAAAAAAGAATTTTGTGAAACAAGCTGAGGAATTCAAGGCCAGGATTCCAAGTGAGTCTGTGGATCTGCCTGAGGACTTGCACAACGATCTGCAACAAGCCATGGGCAGCCTGCAAGACCCTCTACAACGCCTTTTTTGGGAAGAACAACTGAAGGCGTTTGAAAAAAAGGAACATGGGATGCGTTGGCACCCCATGATGATCAGGTTAGCTATCCTGATTCATTCAAAGAGTGAAGCTGCTTATGAGACATTGAGAAAGACTGGAGTTCTCAAACTGCCTGGTAAATCCACTCTGAGAGAATACACAGCTGCAACAGAGTCTAAGAGTGGATTTCAGCCTGAAGTGGTGGACGAGCTGAAGAAATATGCCCGCCAACTACCAGAGAACCAGCGCTTTGTGGTTTTGTTACATGACGAGATGACTATCAAATCAGACTTGGTGTTCGAATCCAGAAGTGGGCAATTGGTGGGGTTTGTCCACTCGGATAAGGATTGTGGCCTGAAGCCGAACAGAAAGCTGGCTACTCATGCCCTAGTATTTTATGCTGTGGGCATCAATTCGAACCTGAAAATGAGCTTGGGATTTTTTCCCACAAAGTCAGCCACTGCAGATCAGCTATATTCGCTGTTTTGGCAAGCAGTGGCCTGTCTTGAAGAGGCTGGCTTCAAAGTGGTTGTGAGCACCAGCGACAAGGCTCCACCCAACCAACGCCTATATCAGATGATGGGAGACCCTGACCAGGTCGTCTACAGGACTGTGAACCTCCTTACCCCTGAAAGGTGGATCTTTCTCATCAGCGACCCCCCTCATTTGATTAAGACAGTGAGAAACAATCTGTCCAGCAGCGCAGAGGGCCCCTCCACTAGATGTTTGTGGAACAATGCCCATCACATTTTGTGGAAGCATTTTTCACGACTTTACCACCAAGACATGGAGATGGGAGTTGCACGAAGTGGCCTGACACTGCAACACATTCGTCTGAATCCTCACTCTGTCATGAATGTTCGCCTTGCTGCCCAGACTCTGAGTTCAAGAGTGGCAGCTGCCATGCAGACCTATGGTGGGCTGGAATGCCAAGAAACGGCCACATTTGTTAAGCTGATGGACCGTTTCTTCGACTGCCTCAACACCCGGCATCTTCATGAGGCGGAACACAAGAGGAAACCAGATCTCAGGCCATACACAGATGCAAATGATGAGCGTTTCAGGTTTCTGCAGGAAGACTTCCTGGGATACCTGTTTCAGTGGAAGGCCTCTGTTGAAAACAGGCCTGGCTTCTCCCGCGCTGAAAAGGCGAAGATGTATTTGACATATCAAACACACAGAGGCCTTGTGATGACCGTGAATGGGTTCATAGAGGCCACCAGGTTTTTGCTGACTAACGGAGTCAGGTTTttactgtcaaacaaattcTGTCAAGATCCTATTGAGGAGCACTTTGGAAGACAGGGCAATGGGCCGCACATCAGAAAATCCCAATGCCTTGCGCTTTGCCCACCAGGAAAAGTCTCTGAGGCTTCAGCGTCAGCTGGCGTTTACCGTCACCCCTAA